A genomic window from Ruminiclostridium cellulolyticum H10 includes:
- a CDS encoding DUF3072 domain-containing protein, with translation MAEFCSCGSLIIHGNCTKKGCQFHKNSLVDPATYAQIEYIKSLLAQTDSDMEVNFDVIAKSEASRLIDELLKQKELQ, from the coding sequence ATGGCTGAATTCTGTAGCTGCGGAAGCTTAATAATCCATGGTAATTGTACGAAAAAAGGATGTCAATTCCATAAGAATAGTTTAGTAGATCCTGCAACTTACGCACAAATTGAATATATAAAATCTTTACTGGCTCAGACAGATAGTGATATGGAAGTGAACTTTGATGTAATAGCCAAATCGGAAGCATCAAGGCTGATAGACGAACTTTTGAAACAAAAAGAGCTGCAATAA
- a CDS encoding DUF2815 family protein, translated as MATTNTDTKVITGKVRLSYAHLFTPASIDDSQDPKYSVCLLIPKSDKDTVKKIKAAIEAAKQAGADKIKNKAGKIPADLKIPLRDGDEERAEDNPEYAGHYFINASSKQKPGIIDRYKNEITDSTEVYSGCYARASVNFYAFNTAGNKGIACGLNNIQKIADGDYLGGRSRAEDDFDEIEDDEDDLLD; from the coding sequence ATGGCAACTACAAATACAGATACAAAGGTAATAACAGGAAAGGTAAGACTATCCTACGCACACTTATTCACACCGGCATCAATTGATGACAGTCAAGACCCCAAATATAGCGTATGCTTGTTAATCCCAAAGTCTGATAAAGACACTGTGAAAAAAATTAAAGCAGCAATTGAAGCAGCAAAGCAAGCAGGTGCAGATAAAATTAAGAATAAAGCCGGAAAAATTCCAGCAGATTTAAAGATACCATTGCGTGATGGTGATGAGGAAAGAGCCGAAGATAATCCAGAGTACGCTGGACATTATTTCATTAATGCTTCCAGTAAGCAAAAGCCTGGCATAATTGACAGGTATAAAAATGAAATAACAGATTCTACAGAGGTATACAGTGGATGTTATGCAAGAGCTAGTGTTAACTTCTATGCATTTAATACCGCTGGTAATAAGGGCATAGCGTGTGGACTCAATAATATTCAGAAAATTGCTGATGGAGACTATCTAGGAGGTAGATCAAGGGCAGAAGATGACTTTGACGAGATAGAGGACGACGAGGATGATCTGCTTGACTAA
- a CDS encoding DUF2800 domain-containing protein codes for MGNTQRAHAILSASGSKRWLSCPPSAKLEEQFPESTSEFAEEGTYAHSFAELKLRGYITTDLKPSVYKKKLAEIKKDPFYSQSLDDYIEQYINIVGEKYLAAKKNSSDSFVMLEQKLDFSEWVPDGFGTGDVVLISPGILEIVDLKYGQGVPVSAEGNTQMRLYALGALNQYGMLYDFDKIKMTIIQPRLDSISEDEITVQELLDWGESVVKPTADMAIAGEGEFKSGDHCQFCRAKAVCRKRAEDNLEMARYEFEDPNILSNDEIADILAKAAELQKWASDVQAYALDQAENHGVKFTGWKLVEGRSNRKYTDEDAVATKLKDEGYASDVIYQPQKIWGISEMEKKIGKRLFADYLTEFVVKPAGKATLVPESDKRPEISSVASAVRDFDDLYENKLQHETEKIPDDILN; via the coding sequence ATGGGGAACACTCAAAGGGCCCACGCAATACTCTCGGCTTCAGGTTCAAAACGATGGCTTAGTTGCCCACCAAGTGCAAAGCTCGAAGAACAATTCCCGGAAAGTACAAGCGAATTCGCAGAAGAAGGTACATATGCCCACAGCTTCGCAGAATTAAAGCTCCGAGGATATATAACTACGGACCTCAAGCCAAGTGTCTATAAAAAGAAATTAGCAGAGATTAAGAAAGATCCTTTTTATAGTCAAAGCTTAGATGATTACATAGAACAATATATCAATATTGTGGGTGAGAAATACCTTGCTGCAAAAAAGAATAGTTCAGATTCTTTTGTAATGCTCGAGCAGAAACTTGATTTTTCAGAATGGGTTCCTGATGGTTTTGGAACTGGGGACGTAGTTTTGATATCTCCAGGGATTCTTGAAATTGTGGACCTGAAATATGGACAAGGTGTCCCTGTATCCGCCGAAGGAAATACCCAAATGCGATTATATGCCCTTGGTGCACTTAATCAATATGGTATGTTGTATGACTTCGATAAAATCAAAATGACTATTATTCAGCCTAGACTTGACAGTATATCCGAGGATGAAATAACGGTTCAGGAATTGCTTGACTGGGGAGAGTCAGTTGTTAAGCCTACTGCGGATATGGCAATTGCCGGTGAAGGAGAATTCAAGTCGGGAGATCACTGTCAGTTTTGTAGAGCTAAAGCAGTATGCAGAAAAAGGGCTGAGGATAATCTTGAAATGGCTAGATACGAATTCGAAGATCCTAATATCTTATCAAATGATGAGATAGCAGATATTCTAGCTAAAGCAGCAGAGCTCCAAAAATGGGCATCAGATGTACAAGCCTATGCACTCGATCAAGCAGAGAATCATGGGGTTAAATTTACTGGTTGGAAGCTGGTCGAGGGTAGAAGTAATAGAAAATATACGGATGAAGATGCTGTGGCTACAAAGCTGAAAGACGAGGGTTACGCATCGGATGTTATATACCAGCCACAAAAAATCTGGGGTATTAGCGAAATGGAGAAAAAGATTGGTAAAAGGCTTTTCGCTGACTATCTTACTGAATTTGTTGTTAAACCAGCAGGTAAAGCAACTCTTGTTCCAGAGAGTGATAAACGCCCGGAGATATCATCCGTAGCATCAGCAGTAAGAGATTTTGATGACCTTTATGAAAACAAGCTTCAACATGAAACAGAAAAAATTCCAGACGATATTTTAAATTGA
- a CDS encoding DUF7666 domain-containing protein, with product MKGFKGFDKNLICDPTGSSPFQYEIGKDYEHDGEVEACSTGFHFCENPMDVLGYYPPNDSRYCEVEGDGEIDKESDGDSKVAASKIHISAEIGLKGIIEAGVKFILDKVNWKDAKVTNTGDQSVACALGIESKARGALGCWLVIAEWEYNRNDYEWHRKDVKCALVDGEIIKDDTWYTLKDGNFVEVTEEK from the coding sequence ATGAAAGGATTTAAAGGATTCGACAAAAATTTGATTTGTGATCCAACCGGTAGTAGCCCTTTTCAGTATGAAATTGGGAAAGACTATGAGCATGACGGAGAGGTAGAAGCTTGTAGTACAGGGTTTCACTTTTGCGAAAATCCAATGGATGTTTTAGGATATTACCCGCCAAATGATAGTCGTTATTGTGAAGTTGAGGGCGATGGAGAAATAGACAAAGAATCTGATGGAGATAGCAAGGTCGCCGCTTCAAAGATACATATTTCTGCTGAAATTGGTTTGAAGGGCATTATTGAAGCTGGAGTTAAATTCATATTGGATAAGGTAAATTGGAAGGATGCAAAGGTTACCAACACAGGCGACCAGAGTGTTGCATGTGCTCTTGGTATAGAGAGTAAAGCAAGAGGTGCATTAGGATGTTGGCTGGTTATAGCTGAATGGGAGTATAACAGAAACGACTATGAGTGGCACAGAAAGGATGTCAAATGTGCGTTGGTCGATGGAGAAATAATAAAAGATGACACTTGGTACACACTTAAAGATGGTAATTTTGTTGAAGTAACAGAAGAAAAATAA
- a CDS encoding AbrB/MazE/SpoVT family DNA-binding domain-containing protein produces MKATGIVRKVDELGRVVLPIELRRTLDIEEKDSLEILVDEETIVLKKYEPACVFCGNAKDVIVYKGKNICPDCMKELKGAK; encoded by the coding sequence ATGAAAGCAACGGGAATTGTAAGAAAAGTTGATGAACTCGGGAGAGTGGTTCTTCCGATCGAGCTCCGCAGAACATTGGATATTGAAGAAAAGGACTCACTGGAAATCCTTGTTGATGAAGAAACGATTGTACTTAAAAAGTATGAGCCAGCGTGTGTATTCTGTGGAAATGCCAAAGATGTAATCGTATACAAGGGTAAGAATATTTGCCCTGATTGTATGAAGGAACTTAAGGGGGCTAAGTGA
- a CDS encoding DUF6906 family protein, whose amino-acid sequence MKHGRKLTVRLKEFLQDRDIKANQYLQVKNMPNELHFVHKISGRVRIFIKREDGNWYESNGNCKKS is encoded by the coding sequence ATGAAACACGGACGAAAGCTGACAGTAAGATTGAAAGAGTTTCTTCAAGACCGAGATATCAAGGCAAATCAGTATTTACAAGTGAAGAATATGCCTAATGAACTTCACTTTGTACATAAAATATCCGGTAGGGTAAGAATTTTTATTAAAAGAGAGGATGGTAATTGGTATGAAAGCAACGGGAATTGTAAGAAAAGTTGA
- a CDS encoding NUMOD4 domain-containing protein produces the protein MKKVPEYWVMVPGSEKYQVSNYGHFRRILKNGTTKPIKTYPKHNKWNVVKVDFYGKYAERVVHTIVASVFLDSPATPGLILHHKNGFKFDDYAGNLEWISRQDLGRITGGKTSRVIPVIKLDPKTGEVLNFYNSISSAARDNFIHKETICQVIRGQLKTAAGFGWRREEWGDFEGGD, from the coding sequence ATGAAAAAAGTTCCTGAATATTGGGTTATGGTTCCAGGTTCTGAAAAGTATCAAGTTAGTAATTACGGTCACTTCCGAAGAATTCTTAAGAACGGTACAACTAAACCTATAAAAACATATCCCAAGCACAACAAATGGAATGTTGTTAAAGTTGATTTTTACGGAAAATATGCAGAAAGGGTTGTACATACTATCGTAGCAAGTGTATTTCTTGATTCGCCGGCAACGCCAGGATTAATTTTGCACCATAAGAACGGATTCAAATTTGATGATTATGCCGGTAATTTGGAATGGATTTCAAGGCAAGATCTAGGAAGGATAACCGGGGGTAAAACATCCAGAGTAATTCCGGTAATAAAGCTAGATCCCAAAACAGGTGAAGTTTTAAATTTTTATAATTCAATATCATCCGCGGCAAGAGATAACTTTATCCATAAAGAAACAATTTGCCAGGTAATTAGAGGACAATTAAAAACCGCTGCAGGCTTTGGGTGGAGGAGAGAAGAGTGGGGCGATTTTGAGGGAGGTGATTGA
- a CDS encoding helix-turn-helix domain-containing protein: MLKKIKQLCSQNNLTISELEKKLNFGNGTIHKWGNAQPSVSKVKSVADYFNVDVNYLIYEDSYIFANKETMNVAKEYEELTDSQKALVRSYILLFKNGQPLQPES, translated from the coding sequence TTGCTAAAAAAAATTAAACAACTTTGCTCACAAAACAATTTAACCATAAGTGAGCTAGAGAAGAAACTTAATTTTGGGAATGGTACGATCCACAAGTGGGGCAATGCCCAACCGTCTGTGTCAAAAGTAAAAAGTGTAGCTGACTATTTCAATGTAGATGTCAATTACTTGATTTACGAAGATAGCTATATCTTTGCGAATAAAGAAACTATGAATGTTGCAAAAGAGTATGAAGAATTAACTGATAGCCAGAAAGCTTTAGTCAGAAGTTATATTTTGCTTTTTAAAAATGGACAACCTTTGCAGCCGGAAAGTTAG
- a CDS encoding helix-turn-helix domain-containing protein — translation METLYDRIQKLCKENGTNIAALERACGLGNATIKKWSNSTPSGDKLSKVADYFNVTTDYLLGRDNNSKELSPTAKKLVVLARRAEEIPKEQRDELIKYFENTIDIYLKAKGLNKED, via the coding sequence TTGGAAACGTTATATGATAGAATCCAGAAACTATGTAAAGAAAACGGCACCAATATTGCAGCCTTAGAAAGAGCATGTGGTTTAGGAAATGCTACAATTAAAAAATGGAGTAACTCTACTCCGTCGGGTGATAAGCTTTCAAAAGTTGCTGATTATTTTAACGTTACAACTGACTATTTGCTTGGGAGGGATAATAACAGTAAAGAATTAAGTCCTACAGCCAAGAAATTGGTAGTATTAGCAAGAAGGGCTGAGGAAATACCAAAAGAGCAAAGAGATGAATTGATTAAGTATTTTGAAAATACAATAGATATCTATTTAAAAGCGAAAGGTTTAAACAAGGAGGACTAA
- a CDS encoding ImmA/IrrE family metallo-endopeptidase produces the protein MINCSCKPNFNLAEKTATKLLLLQNNLSLRIDVKLLKYNKNVIFDTFQSYSNLVGVSLLEFSENGVLNDGCVVDLGHTKLILYDAYNNNQERLNFTLAHEVGHIYLDHKKDGPIEEVEANFFAAQLLMPEIAILELSKRLDVLDYFTLYMLFNVTMPAAQKRIDTISRKYRYNNGYDEQQLLHKFKDEIERVCNLI, from the coding sequence TTGATAAATTGTTCCTGTAAGCCAAACTTTAACTTAGCAGAAAAAACGGCTACCAAATTATTACTATTGCAAAACAATCTATCGTTAAGGATTGATGTGAAATTATTAAAATATAATAAAAACGTAATATTTGATACCTTCCAAAGCTATAGTAACTTAGTTGGGGTATCGTTGCTAGAATTTAGTGAAAATGGCGTTTTAAATGATGGATGCGTAGTAGATTTAGGACATACAAAGTTAATACTTTATGATGCTTACAACAATAATCAAGAAAGACTAAACTTTACCCTCGCTCATGAAGTTGGGCATATATATCTCGATCATAAAAAGGATGGACCCATAGAAGAAGTTGAAGCAAATTTCTTCGCTGCACAATTATTAATGCCAGAAATAGCAATATTAGAGCTGTCGAAAAGACTAGATGTTCTCGATTACTTTACATTATATATGCTTTTTAATGTAACTATGCCGGCGGCTCAAAAAAGGATAGATACTATTAGCCGCAAATATCGATACAATAACGGTTATGACGAACAACAACTATTACATAAATTTAAAGATGAAATCGAAAGGGTGTGTAATCTTATATGA
- a CDS encoding recombinase family protein, translated as MSSVKCVIYARYSSTKQDEISIEAQVRACKEYAANRDYIVLKVYTDEAISGKGTKTQSRKQYQALLRDSKQGSFDVVLVHRYDRIARNVGEHVNLELKLSENNISLVAVSQDFGQSKEAKIMKTMMWALSEYYIENLADETKKGHREVALKGLHNGGCPPFGYDIKNQQYIINEKEAYFVKKIFNCALKKEGFKEIVSEINKSGMVGKRGKPIRYTQVYEILRNEKYTGVYKYSLNEESNRSLRRAKPNAIRIEGALPQIINKALFLEVQKIMDERKQTGKKSNYLCSGLVYCGNCGSKMYGTITRRKGHEYKIFYCHNKCGTGTVSMDEIDKTVQEYITQLLSPGTILSISNTLKEYASNEKKRVNEFNSSIKLQIDEKQKQINNYMISLGSGVLPAEVISDIGNQIVSLKNEIKVLAEMPVPKDYTTKEINAWLNNLRKSTNERDTVLLLVERIDATKTAINVKSTLTTVLCENGCGSRT; from the coding sequence ATGAGTAGTGTAAAGTGCGTTATTTATGCTAGATATTCATCTACAAAACAAGACGAAATAAGTATAGAAGCTCAAGTACGTGCGTGTAAAGAATACGCTGCAAATAGGGATTACATTGTTTTAAAAGTGTATACGGATGAAGCTATCTCTGGAAAAGGGACTAAAACGCAAAGCAGGAAACAGTACCAAGCTTTATTGCGTGACAGTAAACAAGGATCGTTTGACGTTGTTTTAGTACACAGATATGACCGCATAGCCAGAAATGTTGGAGAGCATGTAAATTTAGAATTAAAGTTATCAGAAAATAATATATCTCTTGTTGCCGTTTCTCAGGATTTTGGCCAATCAAAAGAAGCAAAGATAATGAAAACTATGATGTGGGCATTATCGGAGTATTATATAGAAAATCTAGCAGACGAAACAAAAAAAGGCCACAGAGAAGTGGCCTTAAAAGGGCTTCACAATGGGGGATGCCCTCCTTTTGGTTACGATATAAAAAATCAACAGTATATAATCAATGAAAAAGAAGCTTATTTTGTAAAGAAAATATTTAATTGTGCCTTAAAAAAGGAAGGTTTCAAAGAAATAGTAAGTGAAATAAATAAATCTGGAATGGTAGGAAAACGGGGCAAACCAATACGATACACACAAGTTTACGAAATCTTAAGAAATGAAAAATATACGGGTGTATACAAATATAGTCTTAACGAAGAAAGCAACCGCAGTTTAAGACGTGCAAAACCTAACGCAATTAGAATTGAAGGTGCATTACCACAAATTATTAATAAAGCTTTATTTCTGGAGGTACAAAAAATAATGGATGAGAGGAAACAGACAGGTAAAAAATCTAATTATCTTTGTAGTGGTCTTGTGTATTGTGGTAATTGTGGATCAAAAATGTATGGAACTATAACCCGTCGTAAAGGCCATGAATACAAAATATTCTACTGTCATAATAAATGCGGAACCGGAACTGTAAGCATGGATGAAATAGATAAGACTGTCCAAGAATATATAACACAATTATTGTCTCCTGGTACAATCTTATCTATATCTAATACTTTAAAAGAATATGCTTCCAACGAAAAAAAACGAGTCAATGAGTTTAATAGCTCAATAAAATTACAAATTGACGAGAAACAAAAACAAATAAACAACTATATGATATCGCTCGGAAGTGGAGTTCTGCCTGCAGAAGTAATTTCTGACATTGGAAACCAAATCGTATCCCTTAAAAATGAAATTAAAGTATTGGCTGAAATGCCAGTCCCTAAAGATTACACCACTAAAGAAATAAATGCATGGCTTAACAATCTTAGGAAAAGTACGAATGAAAGAGATACCGTATTATTGCTTGTGGAACGTATAGATGCAACAAAGACCGCAATCAATGTAAAATCAACATTAACAACGGTCTTATGTGAAAATGGTTGCGGGAGCAGGACTTGA
- a CDS encoding peptidylprolyl isomerase, with amino-acid sequence MIKNLIRKKAFFIVASLIFTILLSGCGKPGSQSNSNQPSGHPRIQFEMEGGDKMTFELYPEYAPETVENFVSLAESGFYNGLTFHRIIKGFMVQGGDPNGNGSGGSDKNIKGEFSSNGFTQNTLKHTKGIISMARSNDPDSASSQFFIMDGTAATLDGGYAAFGKLTSGEETLDKIASTPVKANPSMRGEVSVPTEKVIIKSVTVLEK; translated from the coding sequence ATGATTAAAAACCTTATTAGAAAAAAAGCTTTTTTTATAGTTGCCAGCCTGATATTTACTATTTTGCTGTCCGGCTGCGGTAAACCGGGGTCACAGAGCAACTCCAACCAGCCTTCTGGTCATCCTAGAATTCAGTTTGAGATGGAAGGTGGAGATAAGATGACTTTTGAACTATACCCTGAATATGCTCCCGAAACGGTAGAAAACTTTGTGTCATTAGCCGAATCCGGTTTTTACAACGGCTTGACCTTTCACCGGATTATAAAGGGATTTATGGTACAGGGCGGAGACCCAAATGGTAACGGTTCAGGAGGGTCTGACAAGAACATAAAAGGTGAATTCAGCTCAAATGGCTTTACCCAAAACACCTTGAAACACACCAAGGGTATTATATCTATGGCAAGAAGCAATGATCCTGATTCTGCATCCAGTCAGTTCTTTATAATGGATGGAACAGCCGCCACCCTTGACGGCGGGTATGCGGCATTCGGCAAGCTGACAAGCGGTGAGGAAACCTTGGATAAAATAGCAAGTACGCCTGTAAAAGCAAACCCCAGTATGAGGGGTGAAGTTTCAGTTCCGACAGAGAAAGTAATTATTAAATCAGTAACGGTGCTTGAAAAATAG
- a CDS encoding S1 RNA-binding domain-containing protein yields MPLEVGKIVEGKVTGITAFGAFVQLPEGKTGLVHISEVAQEYVKDVSAHLKENQIVKVKILSVDTNGKVSLSIKKAMAGGPTTVPKFRPPAEVDWNAGKNNSVNVSFEDRLAKFMKDSDEKLHDLKKSVESKRGSSGYRKSAQY; encoded by the coding sequence ATGCCACTTGAAGTAGGTAAGATTGTTGAGGGTAAAGTGACTGGTATAACAGCATTTGGGGCATTTGTCCAATTACCCGAAGGAAAAACAGGACTTGTTCACATTTCTGAAGTAGCTCAAGAGTATGTAAAAGATGTCAGTGCTCATCTTAAAGAAAATCAGATTGTAAAAGTTAAGATTTTGTCTGTTGATACAAACGGTAAGGTAAGTTTGTCCATAAAGAAGGCTATGGCAGGCGGCCCTACTACTGTACCCAAGTTCAGGCCGCCTGCAGAGGTCGACTGGAATGCGGGAAAGAACAATTCCGTTAATGTGTCCTTTGAGGATCGTTTGGCAAAATTCATGAAGGATAGCGATGAAAAACTACATGACCTAAAAAAGAGTGTTGAATCCAAACGCGGTAGTAGCGGGTACAGAAAGTCTGCACAATACTAA
- a CDS encoding FtsB family cell division protein, producing MKKRKKFNIWTLILIAAFCYFVYTVYHQQALLEVGNTKLSDLKANIHSEEVKKQQLEKQKSMINTDEFAEKIARDKLGYVKDGEKIYIDTNK from the coding sequence ATGAAAAAACGAAAAAAATTCAATATATGGACGCTCATATTAATTGCTGCCTTCTGCTACTTTGTGTATACCGTATACCATCAACAGGCTTTGTTGGAGGTAGGAAATACAAAGCTATCTGATTTAAAAGCAAATATTCATTCTGAGGAAGTAAAAAAGCAGCAGTTGGAGAAACAGAAGTCTATGATAAATACAGATGAATTTGCTGAAAAGATTGCGAGAGATAAGCTTGGATATGTTAAAGACGGTGAGAAAATTTACATAGACACCAATAAGTAA
- the yabQ gene encoding spore cortex biosynthesis protein YabQ, which yields MSLIVEQVYIFLYAVLAGGILAFLYDILRIKRRAIKTNVVILSIEDIVYWLLSAIIVFFTVYNINDGQMRGFIFIGNILGVTLYLSLFSRIVIASSMLVINFIKKVVFFIWKVITYPFRLLFKILSVPLRFIGRCFGKLGRLLFRISGKAAHKAKGAAGSGVKKVKVWGKFIRKVRKKT from the coding sequence ATGAGTTTAATTGTTGAACAGGTATACATATTTTTATATGCAGTTTTGGCAGGTGGCATTTTAGCTTTTCTGTATGATATTCTAAGGATAAAAAGAAGAGCAATTAAAACAAATGTTGTAATATTAAGCATAGAGGATATAGTTTACTGGCTGCTGTCGGCAATAATAGTCTTTTTTACCGTATATAACATTAATGATGGGCAAATGAGAGGTTTTATTTTTATAGGAAATATACTTGGAGTTACTTTATATTTATCTCTTTTTAGTAGAATTGTAATAGCATCTTCAATGCTGGTTATTAATTTTATAAAAAAAGTAGTATTTTTCATTTGGAAGGTAATTACTTATCCCTTTAGATTGCTTTTTAAAATCTTATCAGTACCGTTAAGGTTTATCGGACGATGTTTTGGGAAATTGGGCAGGCTATTATTTCGGATTTCAGGAAAAGCGGCACATAAGGCAAAGGGGGCGGCAGGTTCAGGAGTTAAAAAGGTAAAGGTTTGGGGCAAGTTTATAAGAAAAGTTAGAAAAAAGACTTAA
- the yabP gene encoding sporulation protein YabP codes for MEEKKTTKPTNQTITLDNRERLCVSGVVDVESFNEENIIAVTDLGVLIIRGTEMHINKLNLDCNELVVDGDIFSLEYSDGETGKSKSFFGKMFK; via the coding sequence ATGGAAGAGAAAAAGACTACAAAACCTACAAATCAGACGATAACCCTTGATAACAGGGAACGATTATGTGTAAGCGGGGTGGTTGATGTTGAAAGCTTTAATGAGGAAAATATTATAGCTGTTACCGATTTGGGTGTTCTTATTATTCGGGGAACAGAAATGCACATTAATAAACTGAACCTTGACTGTAATGAGCTTGTTGTTGATGGAGATATTTTCTCACTTGAATACAGTGACGGGGAGACCGGCAAGTCTAAGTCTTTTTTCGGTAAAATGTTTAAATAA
- a CDS encoding RNA-binding S4 domain-containing protein, with translation MRIDKYLKVSRLIKRRTVANEVCEQGRVKINDRIAKPGSEVKVGDIVEIQFGNNITKIEITRITEHVAKDDAKEMYMLK, from the coding sequence ATGAGAATAGACAAGTACTTAAAAGTCAGCAGACTAATCAAAAGGCGGACAGTGGCCAATGAAGTTTGTGAGCAGGGCCGAGTTAAAATAAACGACAGAATAGCCAAGCCCGGTTCGGAAGTAAAAGTTGGGGATATAGTTGAAATTCAGTTTGGAAACAACATAACAAAAATAGAAATAACACGTATAACCGAGCATGTTGCAAAAGACGATGCAAAAGAAATGTATATGTTAAAATAA
- a CDS encoding HU family DNA-binding protein encodes MNKSELIDKMAEKSGLTKKDSDKALNAMLESVEEALTGGDKVQLIGFGSFEVKQRAARKGRNPQTMEEINIPESKAPVFKAGKDLKEMINK; translated from the coding sequence ATGAATAAATCGGAATTGATAGACAAAATGGCAGAAAAGTCAGGCCTTACAAAGAAAGACTCTGATAAGGCGTTGAATGCGATGTTGGAAAGCGTAGAAGAAGCACTGACCGGTGGTGACAAGGTTCAACTTATTGGCTTTGGATCATTCGAGGTAAAGCAGAGAGCAGCCAGAAAGGGAAGAAACCCACAAACAATGGAAGAAATAAATATTCCGGAGAGTAAAGCTCCTGTATTCAAGGCCGGCAAGGATTTAAAGGAAATGATTAATAAATAG
- the mazG gene encoding nucleoside triphosphate pyrophosphohydrolase: MNEGKLDRLIDIMKTLRSENGCPWDREQTYESLKRYFIEETYEYLEAVDLNDKKKMVEELGDVLLQVVFHAVIASENGDFTMEDVINGICDKLIHRHPHVFGNVKADTSSEVVENWEEIKKKEKGLVNQASVLQDVPKNLPALMRSYKVQQKAAQVGFDWDDTSDVFAKIREEINELEQEVKKSDKAAIEDEMGDVFFSVVNLSRFYKVHPELSLTQSTNKFIKRFEYIEKKAAEAGKDLGDMTLSEMDDLWNEAKMNKCEENG; this comes from the coding sequence ATGAATGAAGGTAAACTGGATAGATTAATAGATATTATGAAAACCTTGCGAAGCGAGAATGGCTGTCCATGGGATCGAGAGCAGACCTATGAAAGCTTAAAAAGGTATTTTATTGAGGAAACCTATGAGTACCTTGAAGCAGTTGATTTAAATGATAAGAAGAAGATGGTTGAAGAGCTTGGGGATGTACTTCTCCAAGTCGTATTTCATGCAGTTATAGCATCAGAAAACGGTGATTTTACCATGGAAGATGTAATTAACGGAATTTGTGATAAGCTTATCCATCGTCATCCTCACGTATTCGGAAATGTAAAGGCGGATACTTCCAGTGAAGTTGTTGAGAATTGGGAGGAAATCAAGAAAAAGGAAAAAGGGCTGGTAAACCAAGCCTCAGTACTTCAGGATGTTCCTAAAAATCTGCCTGCACTTATGCGAAGCTATAAGGTTCAGCAAAAGGCAGCACAGGTGGGATTTGACTGGGATGATACGTCAGATGTTTTTGCTAAAATAAGAGAAGAAATAAATGAATTGGAGCAGGAAGTAAAAAAATCAGATAAAGCTGCAATCGAGGACGAGATGGGCGATGTATTTTTTTCAGTAGTTAATTTATCACGTTTTTATAAAGTTCATCCCGAATTATCACTTACTCAATCCACTAATAAATTCATAAAAAGATTTGAATATATAGAGAAAAAGGCAGCAGAAGCGGGAAAAGATTTGGGGGATATGACCCTTTCAGAAATGGATGACCTGTGGAATGAGGCTAAAATGAATAAATGTGAGGAAAATGGATAA